A stretch of DNA from Calditrichota bacterium:
GCTGATTTTGTTAACGATGTGCTTCACCTTTCAGAGGGAGCCACACCAATCGCTCATGATTTATCAAAAAATTCCAGGTATTAATTTTTTTGTCCTCTGTCTGTATTTCTCATATTCTTCCCCAAAAAACTCAAGCAACGCCTCTTCCTCAACGCGAATTCTCAGCAGAAATACAGCGAGAATCGGCACAAAAATGACAAGCGTACTGATCCAATTGGAGAAGGCAAGTCCCAACCCCAGGAAGGACAGCAAACTTCCCAGATAAGCCGGATGGCGGATGCTTTGATACAAACCATCGGTTTTGATCTGGTGATCTTTTTGAATGGACACATCCACAGTGAAATACTTTTTCAGGGAAATAATTGCAATCCAGCGAATGATAAGGCCGCCCAGAATTAGACCTAACCCAAAAGATGAAATTTTTTCCGAATAATCTTTGATAAAGCCGATACCCCTGCTTGCTGTCAGAATCCCGAGAGTGATGCTGATGACAATCACGATCCAGAGAAATTTTATGGATCCTTTGTCTTTTTGCTGCGATTGTTTGACCCGAGCGGATGATTTGAATTTGGCTAATAAAATTTCAGATAGCAGCCAGACGGCTGAAATTGACATTAACAAATAATAACTGACCATTTTTGTACCTTTTTTAATGTGTAGGTTTTTTAGTTGCCAAAAGGGACACAGCCGATGCCGAAATTCGGCGAGACAATTGATAAACATCAAGCGGATAAGTTTTTACCGTCCACCATAAATCACGGACGAAATTGCTAAAAGTTTCATTTTCGCTGACGTATTCCACTTTGCCCGCCTTGACGGCACGAATGATAGCTTGGACTGATTTTTCTTTAGCGTCGACGAGGGAATAGGTGTTGCCGAACTGATAACTTTCATGCGCGTCGGAGCAGCCGACTACGGGCAGATCCAATTTTTCCGCCACGCGTCGCGCTTTCTCTGCCGGATTGATCCATTTGTAATGAAAACGGCTGTATTCCACGGCATCAAAACATTGCGGATATTTTTCCAGATTTTTGCCCACGCATTTACCTAAAATGTAGTAGGGATGAGGCGCAATGATCAATCCGTCCTTGCGTTTATGTCGGCACAAATCTTCGTAGGTTTTAAATGGTTTGAGCAGGGGATAGTTGATCAAAACAACGTGTTTTCGCTCGATAAAAGCCTCGGCGCCGGAAAGAAGCAACAAACCTCTTTCCCGGGCATAGGCTTCAACTTTAGGGTTTTTGTAAATGATCCCGTGATGCGTAATGGCAATGGCGTCAAATTTTTTCGCTACTGCCAAATCGATCAGTTCATACGGGGAAGGTAAATTTTTCCTGCCACTGACTTTTTCTTCGACTAAATCATCCGAGGTGTGTGTGTGAAAATCAACTTTCAACCTCACGAATTTCCGGCTCCTCTCATCGCTGCCAATGGATT
This window harbors:
- a CDS encoding isoprenylcysteine carboxylmethyltransferase family protein, producing the protein MVSYYLLMSISAVWLLSEILLAKFKSSARVKQSQQKDKGSIKFLWIVIVISITLGILTASRGIGFIKDYSEKISSFGLGLILGGLIIRWIAIISLKKYFTVDVSIQKDHQIKTDGLYQSIRHPAYLGSLLSFLGLGLAFSNWISTLVIFVPILAVFLLRIRVEEEALLEFFGEEYEKYRQRTKKLIPGIF
- a CDS encoding PHP domain-containing protein, with product MRLKVDFHTHTSDDLVEEKVSGRKNLPSPYELIDLAVAKKFDAIAITHHGIIYKNPKVEAYARERGLLLLSGAEAFIERKHVVLINYPLLKPFKTYEDLCRHKRKDGLIIAPHPYYILGKCVGKNLEKYPQCFDAVEYSRFHYKWINPAEKARRVAEKLDLPVVGCSDAHESYQFGNTYSLVDAKEKSVQAIIRAVKAGKVEYVSENETFSNFVRDLWWTVKTYPLDVYQLSRRISASAVSLLATKKPTH